From the Pseudoalteromonas tunicata genome, one window contains:
- a CDS encoding bifunctional GNAT family N-acetyltransferase/hotdog fold thioesterase — protein sequence MFQVTTPQSSQDWQDYYQLRWQVLRAPWQQPRGSEQDDLEQDSEHRFIRNREGEVLGVARLHFNNHNQAQVRYMAVSEHARNQHIGSRLLHELEMIAWTQSAQELVLFARERALPFYQRHGYTVVEKAHLAYGDIQHFKMVKNRPSEPGWFLHPDWTQVLQNTWREAIPISDAMGIKVESYTDWLFSTQADFNANINVHGSMFAGSIYSLATLTGWGATYLTLKELELDGDIVLADANIKYLKPLKSSPRASVVLADCIGQLEVLQQGEKAVYQVPVNVYDNDVKVAEFIGQFVVLPLKTSV from the coding sequence ATGTTTCAAGTTACGACCCCACAAAGCAGTCAAGATTGGCAGGACTATTATCAATTGCGTTGGCAGGTTTTACGGGCACCTTGGCAGCAACCTAGAGGCTCTGAGCAAGATGATCTTGAGCAAGACTCTGAACATCGTTTTATTCGTAATCGCGAAGGTGAGGTATTAGGTGTCGCCAGGCTACATTTTAACAATCACAATCAAGCGCAAGTGCGTTATATGGCGGTCTCTGAGCATGCTCGTAATCAGCATATTGGAAGTCGGTTATTACATGAATTAGAAATGATAGCTTGGACGCAATCGGCGCAAGAGTTGGTTTTATTTGCCCGCGAGCGCGCCTTGCCTTTTTATCAACGTCATGGTTATACCGTGGTTGAAAAAGCACACCTAGCCTATGGCGATATTCAACATTTTAAAATGGTAAAAAATCGCCCATCAGAGCCTGGTTGGTTTTTGCACCCAGACTGGACGCAGGTGTTGCAAAATACGTGGCGTGAAGCTATCCCGATTAGTGATGCTATGGGGATAAAAGTAGAAAGTTATACTGATTGGTTGTTTTCAACCCAAGCCGATTTTAATGCCAATATTAATGTTCATGGTTCGATGTTTGCGGGTTCTATTTATAGTTTAGCGACCCTCACTGGGTGGGGTGCAACGTATTTAACCCTGAAAGAATTAGAGCTTGATGGTGATATTGTTTTGGCCGATGCCAATATTAAATATCTTAAACCGCTTAAGTCTTCACCACGTGCAAGTGTCGTATTAGCCGATTGTATTGGTCAACTTGAGGTGCTGCAGCAAGGAGAGAAAGCGGTATATCAGGTGCCGGTGAATGTTTATGATAATGATGTAAAAGTGGCTGAATTTATCGGTCAGTTTGTCGTCTTGCCTTTAAAAACATCAGTTTGA
- a CDS encoding phospholipase A, protein MRYVICLVALISFFTNASESDPISNPEVELVKQCILGELLSGNDERTIGQIKQNCAKPDSNTNISQLDKRMAREHYSQDNRNVITPHKRNYLLPVTYMSNPNSSPFNHYDQLTQNDKDEPLDNFEAKYQLSIKVPLFNNFSDKDQAVYLGFTLESYWQVFNKEISSPFRETNYQPEIFWINFLDPEHVLWGDEMAFILGFEHQSNGRSQPNSRSWNRIYADFIWENRGFVFSLKPWFRIPENHKTDALDPKGDDNPDIYKYMGYFEFSGAYRYQEHEFSFMSRNNFNAQNRGAIQLDWSFPLWGRLRGYTQYFNGYGESLIDYNANIQRFGIGILLSDLL, encoded by the coding sequence ATGCGCTATGTGATCTGTTTGGTCGCTTTGATATCGTTTTTTACCAACGCTTCCGAAAGTGACCCTATTTCAAACCCTGAAGTAGAATTAGTAAAACAATGTATATTAGGTGAGTTGTTATCGGGCAATGATGAACGCACCATTGGCCAAATAAAACAAAACTGTGCCAAACCAGATAGCAATACTAATATTAGTCAGCTTGATAAACGCATGGCTCGCGAACACTATAGCCAAGATAATCGTAATGTAATCACGCCACACAAGCGTAATTATCTGCTACCTGTTACCTACATGAGCAACCCCAACTCATCACCATTTAATCATTATGACCAACTGACACAAAATGATAAAGACGAGCCACTTGATAACTTTGAAGCTAAATATCAGCTCTCTATTAAGGTGCCATTATTTAATAACTTTTCAGATAAAGATCAGGCTGTGTATTTAGGCTTTACGTTAGAATCGTATTGGCAGGTTTTTAATAAAGAAATTTCATCTCCATTTCGTGAAACAAATTACCAACCAGAAATTTTTTGGATTAATTTTTTAGACCCCGAACATGTATTATGGGGTGATGAAATGGCTTTTATTCTGGGTTTTGAGCATCAATCCAATGGCCGCAGCCAACCAAATTCTCGCTCTTGGAATCGCATTTATGCTGACTTTATTTGGGAAAATAGAGGGTTTGTTTTTAGCTTAAAACCTTGGTTTCGCATTCCAGAGAACCATAAAACCGATGCCTTAGATCCAAAAGGCGACGACAACCCTGATATTTATAAATACATGGGATATTTTGAGTTTTCAGGCGCATATCGTTATCAAGAGCATGAATTTAGCTTTATGAGCCGTAACAATTTTAACGCGCAAAACCGTGGTGCGATTCAGCTCGATTGGTCATTTCCTCTTTGGGGCCGATTACGGGGCTACACTCAGTATTTTAATGGCTATGGCGAAAGCTTAATTGATTACAACGCCAATATTCAGCGCTTTGGAATTGGAATTTTACTCAGCGACCTTTTGTAA
- a CDS encoding succinylglutamate desuccinylase/aspartoacylase family protein, translated as MNSISQENILVGEIANGLPLTIPVYRLKGDGTGPHVYIQANMHGAEVQGNAVIYQLLEQLKQLDLKADFTLVPYANPIGCNQKSGEFTLGRFDPITGTNWNRMYLDATSIIPEFVRNHLTSDASTIKHAFREQLITHIDQKLNGPAYQLTTGQRIAYNLQRLAHQADIVLDLHTGPISSKHLYCPTYAKPSARFFNIEHVLLIDNGFGGALDEASFCPWWDLSDALKAQGINFDIAVDAFTVELGSQEKIDLTAAKYDAQSILSYLTHKEAFNNSHHQPAKIARYSCHLNDYIAYYSPLGGMVEYLAPLGGHIKAGTPIANILRMERYLSEAPLHQLTFDKDAIAILHFASASVNQGTELYKFFTNYSAL; from the coding sequence ATGAACTCAATAAGCCAAGAAAATATCTTAGTCGGTGAAATTGCAAACGGTTTACCGTTAACCATTCCGGTTTATCGCTTAAAAGGTGATGGAACAGGCCCGCATGTTTACATTCAAGCCAATATGCACGGCGCCGAAGTTCAGGGTAATGCGGTTATTTATCAGCTACTTGAACAACTAAAACAACTTGATTTAAAAGCAGACTTTACCTTAGTGCCTTACGCAAACCCAATTGGCTGTAATCAAAAGTCAGGAGAGTTTACTCTTGGCCGCTTCGATCCAATTACCGGCACTAATTGGAATCGTATGTATTTAGATGCAACCAGTATCATTCCTGAGTTTGTGCGCAACCACTTAACAAGTGATGCAAGCACCATTAAACATGCATTTCGTGAGCAATTAATAACCCACATCGATCAAAAACTTAATGGTCCAGCTTATCAACTCACAACCGGGCAGCGCATTGCATATAACCTGCAGCGCCTCGCTCATCAGGCTGATATTGTTTTAGATTTACACACTGGTCCTATTTCAAGTAAGCACTTATATTGCCCAACTTATGCCAAACCCAGCGCTCGTTTTTTTAATATTGAGCATGTTTTATTAATTGATAATGGTTTTGGGGGCGCCCTTGATGAAGCAAGTTTTTGCCCTTGGTGGGATTTAAGCGACGCACTCAAAGCACAAGGTATTAATTTTGATATCGCAGTCGATGCCTTTACGGTGGAGCTTGGCTCACAAGAAAAAATAGATTTAACCGCCGCTAAATATGATGCGCAAAGTATTTTAAGTTACTTAACGCATAAAGAGGCCTTTAATAACTCGCATCATCAACCAGCAAAAATAGCTCGCTATAGCTGTCATTTAAACGATTATATCGCCTATTATTCGCCACTTGGCGGCATGGTTGAATACCTGGCGCCTTTGGGTGGGCACATTAAAGCGGGCACTCCAATCGCTAATATTTTACGTATGGAGCGCTACTTAAGTGAAGCGCCCTTGCATCAGCTCACCTTTGATAAAGACGCAATTGCCATTTTGCATTTTGCCTCGGCAAGCGTAAACCAAGGTACTGAGCTGTATAAATTTTTTACCAATTACAGTGCGCTTTAA
- a CDS encoding PLP-dependent decarboxylase produces MSFLSTSVRGHINALVQTQDHPFFIYDLDQLAAHLAPLTAQNVVKLWYAVKANPLSSVIQTLDKAGFNFDVASAGELNQVLKQGIAAERVLNTGPAKSKKQINHFLEAGVRTFVAESLNQVAWLNQAAQNHQVQLRILLRVQLRWPEGEKNPLGGNSLTPFGLGTQQWQHLNIADYPQLNFVGLHIFQWGNMLSTDKLAQLWSQMIAPLQALADQLGFALEILDLGGGLGIPYTTAQDPLNWPQLLDALSNIKFESGVNELWMELGRYAVGECGHYVNPVVEQKENFGYHQLITAGGINHILRPAVTNQAFPAQLLRQSNAPAREFLIHGPLCTALDSLGTHQLPADLNENDHVIFSQVGAYGFTESMPYFLCHELAAEYVIENNQVRCVRSCETADYYLR; encoded by the coding sequence ATGAGCTTTTTGAGCACATCAGTTCGCGGTCATATCAATGCACTTGTGCAAACACAAGACCATCCTTTTTTTATCTATGATTTAGATCAGCTCGCTGCTCACTTAGCACCATTAACCGCGCAAAATGTGGTAAAGCTATGGTATGCAGTCAAAGCGAATCCTTTATCGAGCGTGATCCAAACTTTAGATAAAGCGGGTTTTAACTTTGATGTAGCAAGCGCAGGCGAGCTAAATCAAGTATTAAAACAAGGAATTGCCGCTGAACGTGTGCTCAATACTGGCCCTGCCAAAAGTAAAAAACAAATTAACCACTTTTTAGAGGCTGGCGTGCGTACATTTGTTGCCGAAAGCCTCAACCAAGTAGCGTGGTTAAACCAAGCGGCGCAAAATCATCAAGTGCAATTGCGTATTTTGCTGCGCGTGCAACTTCGTTGGCCAGAAGGTGAAAAAAACCCTTTAGGAGGCAATAGCCTAACGCCTTTTGGTTTAGGTACGCAGCAATGGCAGCATTTAAATATTGCCGACTACCCACAACTAAACTTTGTGGGCCTGCATATTTTTCAGTGGGGCAATATGCTCAGCACTGATAAGCTAGCCCAGTTATGGTCACAAATGATTGCGCCATTACAGGCACTCGCCGATCAACTCGGTTTTGCACTGGAGATTTTAGATTTAGGTGGTGGTTTAGGTATTCCCTACACAACCGCGCAAGACCCTCTCAATTGGCCTCAGCTACTTGATGCTCTAAGCAATATTAAATTCGAATCAGGCGTGAATGAGCTTTGGATGGAACTCGGTCGTTATGCTGTGGGTGAATGCGGCCACTATGTTAATCCTGTAGTCGAACAAAAAGAAAACTTTGGGTACCACCAATTAATTACCGCAGGAGGGATTAACCACATTTTGCGCCCTGCAGTGACTAATCAAGCGTTTCCAGCACAGTTATTACGCCAATCAAATGCGCCCGCACGTGAGTTTTTAATTCATGGCCCGCTTTGCACTGCACTCGACAGTTTAGGTACACATCAACTCCCCGCCGATCTCAATGAAAATGACCATGTCATTTTTAGCCAAGTTGGTGCATATGGCTTTACCGAAAGCATGCCTTATTTTTTATGCCACGAATTAGCTGCTGAATACGTAATAGAAAACAACCAAGTTCGCTGCGTTCGTAGTTGCGAAACTGCGGATTATTATTTGAGATAA
- a CDS encoding 2,3,4,5-tetrahydropyridine-2,6-dicarboxylate N-succinyltransferase, with translation MNWSELIQQLEAGTVRAATQDENGQWHANVEVKKGILDVFKNGNNIEFPGGFVDKHNLAVRGFSAEDGVRMVPGGSSVRPGAYVSKGTIIMPPSYINIGAYVDSGTMVDSHVLVGSCAQVGKNVHLSAAVQLGGVLEPVGASPVVIEDDAFIGAGCVIVEGVVVKKGAVLAPGVRLSATIPVYDCVNERQLERGEPIPEYAIVVPGSRPASSAWGRSQGLSMSCALIVKYRDAQSNASLALEEVLR, from the coding sequence ATGAACTGGTCAGAACTTATTCAACAATTAGAAGCGGGCACAGTGCGCGCTGCAACTCAAGATGAAAACGGTCAATGGCATGCCAATGTTGAAGTTAAAAAAGGCATTTTAGACGTCTTTAAAAATGGCAACAATATTGAATTCCCTGGTGGTTTTGTCGATAAACACAACTTAGCCGTGCGTGGTTTTTCGGCTGAAGATGGCGTGCGCATGGTACCGGGTGGCAGCAGTGTTCGCCCAGGTGCTTATGTATCAAAAGGCACGATTATTATGCCTCCTTCTTATATCAACATTGGTGCTTATGTCGATTCAGGCACTATGGTTGATAGCCATGTTTTAGTTGGTTCATGTGCGCAAGTCGGTAAAAACGTACATTTAAGTGCTGCAGTACAACTAGGTGGTGTACTTGAGCCTGTTGGCGCGAGTCCAGTTGTGATTGAAGACGATGCATTTATTGGCGCAGGTTGTGTGATTGTTGAGGGCGTTGTAGTGAAAAAAGGCGCAGTACTTGCCCCAGGTGTGCGTTTATCGGCCACTATTCCTGTGTACGACTGTGTTAACGAGCGCCAACTTGAGCGCGGCGAACCAATCCCAGAATACGCGATTGTAGTACCTGGTTCACGCCCTGCATCAAGTGCATGGGGCCGCAGCCAAGGTTTAAGTATGTCATGCGCCTTAATTGTGAAATACCGTGATGCACAATCAAACGCTTCATTAGCACTAGAAGAGGTATTACGTTAA
- the dapA gene encoding 4-hydroxy-tetrahydrodipicolinate synthase — protein MIQQFDLSEYPLWTALITPFTPQDTVDFDALAKLVAEQVAANNGILLLGSTGEGLALTETEQKEIVTFVCQLAPQVPLMVAVGGFNLKQQVQWLEFCNDLPIHAYLLGSPLYAKPGIQGQTQWFDTLLNHSKHPCMLYNVPGRSAVAIAPEVLTNLSHHTRLWAMKEASGDIAKFEAFRSAAPQLAIYSGDDALMPYFAQAGAKGLVSVAANAWPNQTAEFVRRSLAGTYPNLFRQWSSAINSLFEVANPIPVKVLMHKQGRIQFPDLRPPLTHLELNNHAALEAANHTILSFN, from the coding sequence ACGCCGTTTACACCACAAGACACTGTTGATTTTGACGCTTTGGCGAAGTTAGTCGCTGAACAAGTCGCGGCTAACAATGGCATTTTATTACTTGGCAGTACCGGCGAAGGCTTAGCCCTAACCGAAACCGAGCAAAAAGAAATTGTTACTTTTGTTTGCCAATTAGCACCTCAAGTTCCGTTAATGGTCGCTGTTGGTGGTTTTAATTTAAAGCAACAAGTTCAATGGCTTGAGTTTTGTAATGATTTACCAATCCATGCTTATTTACTTGGTTCGCCACTGTATGCCAAGCCTGGTATTCAAGGACAAACCCAATGGTTTGATACCTTACTGAACCATTCAAAACACCCATGTATGCTTTATAACGTACCAGGTCGCAGTGCTGTTGCTATTGCGCCTGAGGTACTGACTAATTTAAGCCATCACACTAGGCTTTGGGCGATGAAAGAAGCCAGTGGCGATATTGCAAAATTTGAAGCGTTTCGTAGTGCCGCACCCCAGCTTGCCATTTATAGTGGTGACGATGCCTTGATGCCTTATTTTGCCCAAGCTGGCGCTAAAGGGCTAGTGTCTGTCGCAGCAAATGCTTGGCCCAATCAAACAGCTGAATTTGTACGTCGCTCGCTTGCAGGTACTTATCCTAATCTATTTCGTCAATGGTCGAGCGCTATCAATAGCTTATTTGAAGTCGCCAATCCAATCCCTGTAAAAGTGCTAATGCACAAGCAAGGTCGCATTCAATTTCCGGATTTAAGACCACCATTGACGCATTTAGAACTCAATAATCATGCAGCACTTGAAGCTGCGAATCACACAATTTTATCTTTTAATTAA